The Thunnus maccoyii chromosome 12, fThuMac1.1, whole genome shotgun sequence genomic interval TTTTGACTTTACTCACACAAGTGCAAAAATGAAGAGTTGCATACAAAAGGTACATTCTGTGAAGGCAACACAAACAGTATGCAGTACTGAAGcttcacacatactgtagatctaCTCATCCAAACTCATGTAGTTGACTTtagatgatgtcactgaaatgttttgtggACCACAGAGtataccatcatcatcatcatcatcatcaagtttTGCATGAGTCAGGATGCTCATAGTCatccaattttaaaaaagtggagCATAGAGCTGTGCAAAAAGTTGCtatatagataaatataaattaacCTGAGAAGGCAAATTAACCTCAAATGCCTCACTGTGATTTTCACAGAGGCTCTCAGAAACTGCTCTGACCTAACTGAAACTGGTCACACATTGCCAATCTAAAGCTTTAAATGTTCTATATTTCATTTATTGGATACTACTACATCCATCATTTATTGCTGAAGAAAGCAGCCGATAGATAGTCGAAAGCTCATTATGATGTGATCAGTTCGGTCAGAGTCTGTACAGTCATTCAACTATGCTCACAGACACTGGCTAAGGCATCTATAAAGATGTCTAGTCTAAGCACATTGGAATAAATAAAGAGATTTCCATTTTATTACACTGACCAGGCTAAGTTTATGTATCCCAGGTGCAGCCAGAGCGTTACGTTATATTAGAGTTGAGGGAACTGAAATGGCTTGCTTCTGTTTCAGGCCGGTAATTCAACATGCACATTAACCAAGTGAGGATGAGCGAGAACAGGGCGAGGACGCTGGCAACAAGCAGGCAGACATGGCCGACGGTGTTATTGAAGTTATGTACAAAGATGAGGCCCAGAAATAACAGCACCACCGTGGACAAGAAGGAGAAGATGGCGCACACACAAACCGTCGTAAACGCAACATGTTTGCAAGTCTGACAGCTGCCGTTGCTCTCCTGGGAGGTCGCAGAGGAGACGGTTGGACCTGTCTGGTCCTCTGTGTCTGGTGCGTTCACATGCTTAATCAGCGGGAGCGCCTGGGTCAGTGAGGTGTTGTCGGGGAGGTTGTGAACCAGATATTCCGGCACAGGGGTACGGTGCCGACACACAGGACAATCGATTCTCCATCCTCGACCCTCCCGGGAGTGCAGAGTTTCGAGGCACACCCGGCAGAAAGTGTGGGAGCAGCCCAGCAGTTTGGGAGTGTGACACCCCAAATCGAAGTAGTTGTAGCATATTTTACACTCGTACTCCTCGATGGGAAACGAGTCGGCGTTACAGTCGCCTCCCGTTTTGACAGTCTCCGCCATGTTCCGTCTAATAAAGCGAGGGAAAAAAGCTTTATTTCTTTATACTGTCCATTTACACCGACGATCACATCTTCCCGAGCATACAGAGGAACATTTCCGGAGGACACAATGCCCGGATGGCAATAACACGCTGTTAAGTGAGAAAGATTCACTCTCTGCAATGCCCGGTATGAGTCAGCTGCCGTGGCTCCATCCGGTCGTCGTGATCACAGACCTGTTGTATAACCGGCCCGGGGGAAAACCCGTGGACACGATCAGATTACCAGAACTAAAAACCCCGTTTACCACAAAACTCCAGACTTGTTCGCATGATTTTACCCAATTTCTTCTCTGTCACCTGGTTGATTTGTCACAAGTGTGGGTCATGTGTTTAAGGTGGATTTAATAGGCCTATTTAAGCGTATAATTGTAATGTGGCGCCCGCAGCGACAGAGAGTACcgtgtctctgtctgtctctgctcttCAGCACCACAGGCAGTGGACAGCGCCGAGCAGCGCGGTGacacctgcagctgcagctcagcacCGACATCACTGTGGGAAATAAATCTTCCCAGACTAAAGCCATAAAGACTCTTTATGAAGGTGATGAAAGTTGCTCAAAACATCTTTAGATGCGACCATATTTGAGTTAAAACGCGACTCTTCGTTTTGAAGCAACTCCAGATAGTTTAGTCTATCTTGTCTTTCACTTCAAACACCATATGTTTGCCCCTTTTTGCCAGCCAGTGCAAGCCATGGCTCACATACACCTGTGTAGTGTCATACAGGTGCGTGTGGTCTGTATATTCTGTCCACTCCACTGATGTGTATAGTCCAAATAAGCCATGATTACGTTACGTGTGAATATGGCGTTGTGgactttaaaacacattttaaacaattgATTTCCCTGATGGAAAATCAATCCAGATGGGAGATTAAATAGTTGTAGACATACTCTCATTTTGATTGATTGCTTAGGTTTAAACTCCTGTTTGCTACACAGAAAATATGCCGTGCAGCCTTATAAGTGAGTTATGTTAGATTAAAGAATTAATTTAGCAGAGTACTCGTAGCATCATGATAGCGCACAGATCAATTGAAAGAAATGTCTTCATAAACTTTAGGGAAGTTTACCAAGATGTCAGGTTACATCAGTATTCCTCAAACAGAGCTCGGTGGGTTTCTAGACAGCGTCTATACAGTGTGCGCTGTAGACTCAATGGagtccacatactgtatacattgaGCTAGCATGTGCCCTCTTGTGGCTGAATTTATGCATGCATGTTTAGCAGTAATGCACACTGTATGTATGCAGGGTTTGGTAGCAGCATATCACGTCTAACTGGATTACAGTTACATGCAATTACATGCAAATTAATTACATAGCAACAATATGGTAACTGTAATGAGTTACAGTTATTAAGGAAAACAGAGTAATCAGATTAAAGATGCTTTTTCAGCTACTTTTTGGATTAGACCTGCTCCAAACATGGTGTAGAGGTGAAAAGACTGGTGGTGACAGCTGGTGACATAGAGgacacatgttaaaacacttAATGTTAATCATGGAATGCATGATGTTTGTTGTCATACTCTTATAATCTgcacatttcaagtaaaatatttaatgattaaatatgatCAGGTATGGAAATCCATAGGATGCCATATGATGGGATATGTTTGATCAAGTAAAGGAAAACATAGCCAGgatgacaacatttttaaacaaactgacTAAAATGTTTTCAACCATGATCCAAAAatgatatgattatttatttgttttgtattgttatgcatgtatgttatattttaatataaataaacaagaaaaaactatgaatacaaatatgtgaGATCTGAGAACATTTACTTGTAAAATGATGACAGTAAGAaataaatgtcaacatttatttcataaagAGCTGGATTGTATCATACATATGTTGTGatttcaaagcaaaaacaccaCTTTAGCGGATCCCTGCAGAATTTCCACTCCACCTATCATTATGTTGTCACTGTTGCAAACTCAGTCATTGCAAATTATAGATGTTTTTCACTTTACAAGATATTCCTCTGGGTATGACTCACAGATCCGAAATATATCATGTGATGAAGTAGGAAATCCACTCGAAGGTGTTGTTGCAACACCAGATAACGTGTCTTTCTtcccttctcacacacacacacacacacacacacacacacacacacacacacacacacacacacacacacacacacacacacacacacacacacacaaacaaacaacacaccTGAAGTAAAGGCATAATGTATTGCAGGACAGATAAGAATCTTACTGGAGATAACACTGCACGTTCATCATGGGACCGTAAACTATTAGCTCACTGCTCAAATCCTCATTTGCAGAACTAGTAAAATAAAGCCTGCATGACCAGAGGCTGTCTGGTTAACAAACGCTCcgcttctcttcttcttttctctcgcTCACCTGTGTTTACCTTGTGGCTCTTTGTCATGATAATCGCTCTCAGTTTGAGCTCCTACTGGAAGGCGTTGCGGATCACATgtatttgataacattaaacacatcagaaacacagtGCCTCTTTTGGAAGCGTGTTGTACCAGTAACATCCCAAGGCTACTAATCAGAGAGCGGATTTCCTTATTCTGAAGATGCAACGTTTTTTCTGAGATTCTAATCTGTTTCTCCTAATTTCAAACAATGTGCGGCTCTTTAGTCTTTGTGATGCAAAGATCTGTTGAAATCACTGAGCTTCTGCAGGTTGCAGAAATAAAGACCAAACATCAAACATAACCGATGATATGTAAGAAATAAGAACAGATACGGTGCAATTATTTCTGAAGGGGCATTATAACCACAGTCGAGTACAGTGTTGACAttataggaaaaaaaagtaagttgcattaaggattataacttaaGAGACCAGGAAATACACAAGCACAAGAATAAAAACCTGTTGAATGAAGACTTTATTTCAGTGGATGACTCAGAGACCGCACACTGGCCtcaacttttctgtttcttttttctttccttttcttttttttttttaggaactGTGTCTGCATAACATGTGGCTAAGAAATAGTATCCAGCACTATTTCCAAATCtgtgtttaaaatattgcaAAGGAAGAATTGGCAgtagtacttttactttgtgCCAAAACCTCAACTATAATTACCTCATAGGGAGACTGCAGTATAGAAACTGATATTGTGGCGCATTATTCGAAATTCCCTCACAGCAGTGGCATTGTTCTCTGAGGACTAATACAATTAAAGAACACGCTGTTTTACAGCTGACAGTCGTTTTAACATACTCAAACCTCTACATATATCCAACCAATAATCCAGATGAGGGTCATCAATGTATCTATCACTCTGCTTGTTGCAGTAGAGCTCTTACTTGCCTCTGCTACACAGTTACAGTATGTCTTTTACAGTAAGGAATGCATGACTGACTATTTTAATTTTGAGAATGAGTTGAAGCTTGTTACTTGAGCAtttgactctctctctttctctctctctctgtgtgtgtgtatgtgtgtatgcatggtcAGATAATCACTGTGATAATTTGATTGCTTCTAAACGTCTATATTTGATCTGACGGTGTTGCGTTAATCCTGAATACTGAGCAGTATTGTACAGTAAGTCGCAGTGGAGAGAATGGGGATTTTTTCCAGTAGTCTAAATAGGCCTTAGTCTGACGCAGTGTAAGGCCTGCTTATTGCTGTAGTGCCACAGCCAAGATCACAACTGCCTACAGGCTATTAGGCTATTAGACTAACTTTATCTTTGAGAGAGGCAGAGcaaattattgtgttttttttcatgtgtacGGTTTCAGAAATATAGCCCTGAAAGCCCCTGGCTTATTCTACGCGTATGTCTAGTAAATGCAACACACAATTTTCTTTTCGGGGGCcattttgttctttattttttatgcattttgtgCACCACCACAGCACATTTCTGACTCAGCTTACCCCTCTAATTGATTTGACATGGTAGATCCAATGTCCTTTTCATGATAGTCAGACTTTAGTATGAtaactttctttctctctctccccctcctcatTCCTTCTTTTATGGACATATAATGTTTCCACGTGTTCTGTGTCCactgcatcattttttttttcgaCATAAAGTGCAAGTCTTATAGgaggaataaaaatatattggcCTGCATGCTGTGGGATACTGCTGCAATGAAAGAGACACTCTCCTGCTGTACAGTTGGGATATATTATAGTAAAACATGGATAAGTAATTGTCATCTTACATCCTCGGTGCTCCATCACTATCtggtgtgtttttccttttcttttaagCAAACAAAAATCTGTCACACCAGTAGCTCCACCGAAACAGCTGGCTTTGcttattcatattttcacattgaAGGCTCAATTCATTTGGTGAACACAAGGTTGTGACAAGCGTATTTTCTGGATCATTGTTATGTTTAGACAATAATGCTCCGCAAGTATTCATCAattattaatcagttaatcagctCGCAGAACGTCAGCTTTGATGATGCATCGGTTTGTCTCGTAGAGGTCATGACCAGCCAGTCATTCACAGAGATTTAGGCCTCTACACTCCATCAGCCAGTAGGCTATATGGTCTTATTCCtgagggagaaggaaaaaaTGCATCGGTCTATTAAACACGCCTAATTATCATAATTATCACAACTCTACAAGGCTTCAGAAAAGTCAAATGATCCCTCATGTGGCTCTGTGTGTCCATAATCGACCATTTGCACGGATGTGTTACACTGCCGTGTGGCTCAACCACGGGGCCGCGCAGCACCCATTGTTAAATTAGTGCGACTATTTGATGGCtgtggagcttttttttttgcgtgGGGTGTGGTGAAAAAGAAATAGATCCTCCTCTCCACGCTGAGAATCTCCCGCATGCATACCATATTTCTACTCTGGCCTACATTGACTGTGTGGTCTGATGgagcaaaaaaagaaacaacaaaaaaaaaactcactcaCTAACTTCTACTGCCTGTTGCGGTTAATATTTCCATCCATACTCTGGTgatcaatgtaaaaaaaaaggcagtacTACACTACAAGTCTTTACTGTACAGTTGTAATAGCATATATAGTATAAAGAAAGCCTGATAGCCaacaaattaatataaaaagaaaaaaattaagaaagaTATAAACCATCTTTTAGGTTGTAGAAAGCTTTTTATAGTGATGCATTCACTCACAGCATGCGTGGCTCCACTGGGAGCTGAACCCCGCAGAGCTCTGCTGCTATTTCCATAAATATTACAACTGCTGCTATAATAACAGCTGGGCTAGGTTAGAAGTGTTGATAATGATGTAATGTTGGTAGTTAATAGCAATGAATTAGTTCTTTCTATTAGTAACAGTAATAGTTAAAGGATTTAGATGATAAGAAGAATTACAGTTAGTGTGGGCCTTGAGTTATATCTTTGTATTATTATCACCTGTTGCAGGCTGATATGCAGAGTCGCGTTTCATCACAGTAGTGAAAAGCATCTCCACGGACACGCAGGACCAgtgaagttaaaatgaaaacttaaGACGATCGTTAACGTTCTCCCACGCGCTGATGCCTTTTCTGCGTAAAATTGAGCGCATGTATCGTAGCGAGCAATGCACCACACAGTAATAACTGCTTAGTATTAGTAATTGACCTGCACACGCCTTTTCTCCACTCCACAATCTAATCTCTATATGTGTAAAAATCCAGACTAATGATATTTTTGATTAGTTCAactctgtgtaaaaaaaaaataaaaaaaatctataatttctctgttttcagtcatttcattcGTCATGGAAAATAGTTATGATCAATAAACACGTAGGCTCATAAAACATCTATGAAAACAACAACTACTTGTAGTATTACAAGTAGTATGTAGTATTACtaaataattgtaataataataataataataataataataataataataataataccaataACAAATATTTCATTAGCAATAATTATTCAAGTAATTTCTTTAAGTTCTTTATGTTCAAGTAAGGAAACTATTTGTTGtgaatgattgtgtgtgtgtgtatgtgtgtgtgtgtgtgtgtgtgtgtgtatgtgtgtgtgtgtgtgtgtgtgtgtgtgtgtgtgtgtgtgtgtgtgtgtgtgtgtgagaagtcTCATTTGAGTGCATTTGTATTTTCAGCCACCAAATATGAGCTCATATAAGCCACAGTGTGTctgtatatttaatattttctatcATAGGGTAGTTGAAATTATCATATTGGATACTTTTTATAGCTTAATTTATCTGTGCTAATAATCCAGTTTAGTACATTATTAAAGTTTCATCCATAGGACCAGCAGTGTCCTGATTCCTCATTTCTACTTATGGTTGAAGTAAACCATATGTGGACTTAGTCTATTTTTCCAGAGGCAAGAAAATACCAGTCAGATACAGTCTTTCCTCACCCAGGTATGTATTTAATTGGCTTTATTAAAAGTTGTGAAAAGTTTCATGCACAACAGCAGAAGCTTGTGACACGACAAGTTGACCCTCGTGAGGTCAATCCAGACAGAGGGGAGCTCCTGCTGTCCAATCACAAAGCTCCCCCAGCCTCTGGACGTCCGGGTCTTTGACCAATCAGCAGGCGCAGCGCGGAGTCAGAGGGGACAGCGACCACAGATAAAATGTTTGACTTCCATCCATCCTCTCAATCCATCCTCCCAATCCTCGCAGGACTGTTAGCAGCCTGCACTTTGATTTAAACTCCCACCTCAGCCCACATCTGTTACTGGATACCAGTCAACAACGTATCTGagggattcagtgtttttttttttcttgtcgaGGAAACTTGGGCAACTCAAGGAAAAGGAGGCTGCATCGCGTCTGTAGCTGCATATTACAAACAAAGATTATTTTCTTGGATTAAAAAGCGACACTGTTACCTGACAGAAAGTCAGGAATCATGACAGCGCTTGCAGGAGGTTTACCGAGAATGATGAGACCCAGTCCTCACCAGAACTACCCGCGGGGAGGATACTCTCTGGAAGGTAAGACACgaacagcagctgctgctcacTATTTCAacaactctgaaaaaaaaaaaaaacttcagcaaAGTTGCCGAGCGCATCTTCAGAAAATTGTTAAACCTGTAAAATTGTCCTTTAATCTTGTTCTAGTGAGtaagaaatattattttatttagaaaaaaactcACAAAGTGGCAACaccacatttaattatttatttttaatttttctaatTATTAGCCTCATGTTTCATTCTTCCTCATTTTATGATTTCTTTATAAattttatgaggaaaaaaaaagaaatctaattgcgtgtaaaaatgtatatttctcAAGCTGCTGGCAGCTTGTTATGAGCAGTTCAGTTTTTCAAGGCTGAATATATAAAATTAACAACGTGTTGACACTTTTGCTGCGcagtaaatattgattttatgcTGCTTGTACTTAAAAAGTTCATCTGCTT includes:
- the LOC121907984 gene encoding E3 ubiquitin-protein ligase RNF186-like; protein product: MAETVKTGGDCNADSFPIEEYECKICYNYFDLGCHTPKLLGCSHTFCRVCLETLHSREGRGWRIDCPVCRHRTPVPEYLVHNLPDNTSLTQALPLIKHVNAPDTEDQTGPTVSSATSQESNGSCQTCKHVAFTTVCVCAIFSFLSTVVLLFLGLIFVHNFNNTVGHVCLLVASVLALFSLILTWLMCMLNYRPETEASHFSSLNSNIT